Proteins found in one Magnolia sinica isolate HGM2019 chromosome 5, MsV1, whole genome shotgun sequence genomic segment:
- the LOC131247144 gene encoding uncharacterized protein LOC131247144, translating to MTTEGSFIQPAIPRFNGHYDHWSMLMEIFLRSKEFWALVEPGYIEPASESVQTDAQRKKNDKMKLKDLKVKNYLFQAIDRTVLDTILKKDTAKDIWDSMKKKIEGNARVKRSHLQALRSEFETLEMRSCEKVTEYFSRVMTVANKMRIYGEDMQDVKVVEKILRSLTEKFNYVVCSIEELKDIDVLTVDELQSSLIVHE from the coding sequence ATGACTACGGAAGGGAGTTTTATACAGCCAGCCATTCCTCGCTTTAATGGTCACTATGATCATTGGAGCATGCTGATGGAAATTTTTCTACGATCTAAGGAATTTTGGGCGCTGGTGGAGCCTGGCTATATTGAGCCAGCAAGTGAATCGGTGCAGACAGATGCACAGCGAAAGAAGAATGATAAGATGAAGCTGAAGGATCTGAAAGTGAAGAACTATCTCTTCCAAGCAATTGACCGAACCGTTCTTGACACCATTCTCAAGAAGGATACTGCCAAAGATATATGGGactccatgaaaaaaaaaatcgaaggaAATGCAAGGGTCAAGAGGTCTCACCTTCAAGCTCTCCGCAGTGAATTTGAAACTCTTGAGATGAGGTCCTGTGAAAAAGTGACAGAGTACTTCTCTAGGGTCATGACAGTGGCCAACAAGATGCGAATTTATGGAGAAGATATGCAGGATGTTAAAGTGGTGGAGAAAATTCTACGTTCTTTAACTGAGAAGTTCAACTATGTTGTATGTTCTATTGAGGAATTAAAGGACATTGATGTCCTTACAGTTGATGAGTTACAAAGCTCATTAATAGTGCATGAATAG